Proteins from one Triticum aestivum cultivar Chinese Spring chromosome 7A, IWGSC CS RefSeq v2.1, whole genome shotgun sequence genomic window:
- the LOC123148806 gene encoding putative cysteine-rich receptor-like protein kinase 23, giving the protein MATPWDSSSSRLWGALGQASSVAQLVGVDALGLVSMVVQAALAARRHRDACVQLAQHVELVGGLLGELELDELMRREATRRPLEQLGAALRRCYALATACQDCGYLRRLLLGGRMADELCAAQHEIDMFIRLIPLIALVDNSTNTRRAMVEEGVLSVVTDSSNHHIRFPARDLEFTKIRVQGATELRNVQEQPFVGKVDLQEQKISNVEELMELCAHIEATCMGFSKFNFFQIMDGTGNFSEKAIIGRGGFATVYKCELSDGVTVAIKRAHEYATLGSELQLAKLQHTNLIRLLGWCIHEKERILVYEFMHNGSLDRHIYDRTKGPLLDWSKRLKIIKGLIEGLVYMHKGSMLWIVNRDLKPNNILLDYNMNPRIADFGSARALSSDVAEEHTNMVVGTCGYKAPEYASRGVYSVKTDVFSFGVLVLAIISGRKNTILEKQGDTVGDLVRYAWHMWKDQRLHELVDPSLGNGYEIAEITRCAQMALLCAQEDPADRLTMTDVATMLNFESMSLSMEPKQPTVLSKVSDGESTASTYMGQSSRTIDITITSSAPMSTRVRIVLNPEV; this is encoded by the exons ATGGCGACGCCGTGGGACAGCTCCTCGAGCCGCCTGTGGGGCGCCCTGGGGCAGGCCTCCAGCGTGGCACAGCTGGTCGGCGTGGACGCGCTCGGGCTGGTCTCCATGGTGGTGCAGGCCGCCCTGGCGGCGCGGCGCCACCGGGACGCCTGCGTGCAGCTCGCACAGCACGTCGAGCTCGTCGGGGGCCTGCTCGGGGAGCTGGAGCtcgacgagctgatgcggcgggaGGCCACCAGGCGGCCGCTGGAGCAGCTCGGAGCCGCGTTGCGGCGGTGCTATGCGCTCGCTACGGCGTGCCAGGACTGCGGCTACCTCCGCCGTCTGCTCCTGGGCGGACGGATGGCCGACGAGCTCTGCGCCGCGCAGCACGAGATCGACATGTTCATCCGCCTCATCCCGCTCATCGCCCTCGTTGACAATTCGACAAATACTCGCCGTGCCATG GTCGAGGAGGGGGTGCTCAGTGTAGTCACAGATAGTTCAAATCATCACATCAG ATTTCCAGCAAGAGATTTGGAGTTCACCAAAATACGCGTTCAAGGAGCTACAGAACTTCGCAATGTTCAAGAACAGCCATTTGTAG GCAAAGTGGACCTGCAAGAGCAGAAAATCTCCAACGTTGAAGAACTTATGGAGCTTTGTGCCCATATAGAAGCGACTTGCATGGGATTCTCAAAGTTCAACTTCTTTCAGATCATGGATGGTACAGGAAATTTCTCAGAAAAGGCAATAATTGGACGGGGTGGATTTGCCACGGTTTACAAG TGTGAGTTGTCCGATGGAGTTACGGTTGCCATCAAGAGAGCTCATGAGTACGCAACACTCGGCAGTGAATTGCAGCTTGCAAAGCTTCAACATACCAATCTGATTAGGTTACTTGGGTGGTGCATTCATGAGAAAGAAAGGATTCTAGTCTATGAGTTCATGCACAATGGTTCCTTGGACCGTCACATATACG ACAGAACAAAAGGGCCATTGCTAGACTGGTCTAAGCGACTCAAGATAATCAAAGGGTTAATAGAGGGGCTTGTTTACATGCACAAAGGCTCCATGTTATGGATTGTCAATAGGGACTTGAAACCAAATAATATCCTCTTGGATTATAACATGAACCCAAGGATTGCTGATTTTGGATCAGCTAGAGCACTGAGTTCAGATGTAGCAGAAGAACATACAAACATGGTTGTGGGCACTTG TGGTTACAAAGCTCCGGAGTATGCATCTCGAGGAGTTTACTCAGTGAAGACGGATGTGTTCAGCTTTGGCGTCTTGGTTCTGGCAATCATAAGCGGACGGAAGAATACCATACTCGAGAAACAAGGGGATACTGTTGGTGACCTTGTACGCTAC GCCTGGCATATGTGGAAGGACCAAAGATTGCATGAGCTTGTTGATCCGTCTCTAGGGAACGGATATGAAATCGCCGAGATAACACGTTGTGCTCAGATGGCACTCCTTTGTGCCCAGGAAGATCCAGCAGATCGGCTCACCATGACAGATGTTGCCACCATGCTGAACTTTGAAAGCATGAGCTTATCAATGGAGCCTAAGCAGCCTACAGTGCTGAGTAAAGTAAGTGATGGTGAAAGCACGGCATCTACATACATGGGCCAATCAAGCAGGACAATAGACATAACCATCACGAGCTCAGCTCCCATGTCGACTAGAGTTCGAATCGTTCTGAACCCGGAGGTT